A genomic region of Cannabis sativa cultivar Pink pepper isolate KNU-18-1 chromosome 1, ASM2916894v1, whole genome shotgun sequence contains the following coding sequences:
- the LOC115707818 gene encoding MYB-like transcription factor ETC1 isoform X2: MADSEHSSCDDNFAHSQAEEEVMSEESIRREVVEVEFSEDEESLIIRMFNLIGERWSLIAGRIPGRTAEEIEKYWVSKYSNHSTKTNNNNQQLTVKLNPTL, from the exons ATGGCTGACTCAGAACACTCTTCTTGTGATGACAATTTTGCTCACTCTCAAGCTGAAGAAG AAGTGATGAGTGAGGAATCAATTAGGCGTGAAGTAGTTGAGGTTGAATTCTCTGAAGACGAGGAATCACTTATCATCAGAATGTTCAATCTAATTGGAGAAAG GTGGTCACTTATTGCTGGAAGAATTCCGGGAAGAACAGCAGAGGAAATTGAGAAGTATTGGGTATCAAAGTACTCAAACCACTCAACtaaaaccaacaacaacaatCAACAACTCACAGTTAAATTAAACCCCACATTGTAA
- the LOC115707818 gene encoding MYB-like transcription factor ETC1 isoform X1, with amino-acid sequence MADSEHSSCDDNFAHSQAEEEEVMSEESIRREVVEVEFSEDEESLIIRMFNLIGERWSLIAGRIPGRTAEEIEKYWVSKYSNHSTKTNNNNQQLTVKLNPTL; translated from the exons ATGGCTGACTCAGAACACTCTTCTTGTGATGACAATTTTGCTCACTCTCAAGCTGAAGAAG AAGAAGTGATGAGTGAGGAATCAATTAGGCGTGAAGTAGTTGAGGTTGAATTCTCTGAAGACGAGGAATCACTTATCATCAGAATGTTCAATCTAATTGGAGAAAG GTGGTCACTTATTGCTGGAAGAATTCCGGGAAGAACAGCAGAGGAAATTGAGAAGTATTGGGTATCAAAGTACTCAAACCACTCAACtaaaaccaacaacaacaatCAACAACTCACAGTTAAATTAAACCCCACATTGTAA